A window of Limosilactobacillus sp. WILCCON 0051 genomic DNA:
GGCTGGTCGCTGGAGACAGCTGTTGAGAACGCGACGGATGCCATGGAGATCGCAATCCAGCAGACCGCTCCCCTCCCTGACAACGAGCGGCGATTTGGTCTGCGTCTCGATCATTTGATTCACTATGTAAGCAAGCATAAGAGGAGTGACTTTAATGAAAAAATCTGCAACGGTTAGACATTTGGTATTCACGGCGCTTTTGACGGCGCTGACTTTGATCTTTGGTCGTTTCTTCTTGATTCCGCTGCCTTGGACGCATGGCAACATCAATCTATGCGATGTCGGCATCTTTATCGGTGCCATGCTGCTGGGACCATGGGCAGGCGGCTTTATCGGTGGCTTTGGCGCCATGTTTCTGGACTTGATTTCCGGTTTTGCCCAATATGCACCGTTTTCGTTCATCTCGCATGGTCTGGAAGGCATCGTTGCCGGATTGGTCTTTAAATACGTTCGTGGCAAATGGGGCCGTGTTGCTGGTGTGGCCGCGGGGACGATTGTGATGGTAATCGGCTACTTCTTCTCAGATGCAATTCTTTATACCTGGGCAACTGGGGCGGCCGGCGTTTTCCCGAACCTGATTCAAGGAATTGTCGGCTCGGTAATCGCGCTTTTGATTGCTTCACCGGTTGAAAAAGCCGTTCACCCAGCCCTCTCCAGCAAATAGCAATAATCCATTAATTATAAGAATGACGCCGCATCCAGACGATAAGTGTTTGGAGCCGGCGTCTTTTTTATCTTCAAGTTTTTTTGATAAATATGATTTTTTGTTCAAGTAATCACAACGAAAAAATATTATTTTGACTGCTTGGTGTATCGTTCTCATCTGAATTTTTAAGCAGATTATCTCAACCAATATGCATAATTGATAATTTTTATGTAAAACGTTTTAAATTAACGGTTGACTAAATCTATCTAACCGCAATATAATCGCTCTCGTGCTGATTTAAGTTACTAAGGGGGTATTTTTTAATCGCATGATAAAAAGGGGAGTATTATTCTGCGTTTCCCTTGCATTTTCTTTAATGTTGCTGGTCAGTTTTGCTATGACCGGCAGCCATGTCTTTGCTAGTGAACTGTCCACAACATCGAGCAGCAGTTCACAATCAATTGTTAATAGCGCTTCTGTCAATAATCAATCAAAACAAGATCAAAACAGCACTACTAATGAACATACCGCGGTGTCGGCCGTCAGCACCAGTCATCAGCCGCAAGACGTCAGTGACCGCATCACTAATCTGACCGTTGTCGAACGTGATTCCAAAAAGTCGCAGTCAATCTATAACGATGGCGCTTTTGTCACGGTCAGCGGAACTTTTAGCGATGCCCGCGGTAAGATTCAAGGCGGCGACACGATTCACGTTAACTGGCCCAACTGTGGTCAAGCCTACATCAACAGTTTTGCAGGCGGCAAGGATCTTTACGTTAATGGAACGATGGTTGGCCACTACACCGTCGATCGCACTGGCGCAACCTTGACATTTAATGATCAAATCAATGACCTGCAAAACGTTAGCGGCAGTTTTTCATTTGACGTTGAGGTTCGCAACACTGCCGAACAGAACCAAACAATCCGAATCACAGCTGGTAGTACTGCTGCATACATTCCAGTCAAAGGAATTACCAAAGGCAGCAGTGAACAGCCAAGCGGTAAAGGATGGCGTGGTGAAAAAGTTGGGATGATGACTAATCGAGGCAATCATAATGCATTGGCCTGGGGGATCTATCTGAACAGCAATGCGGCCGCGCTTGGCAGTGACATTGTTTGTTCAGATACCATTCAAGGTGGCCAAGAGTTCGATCCTGATTCACCATATAATCGAATTACCGTTAATGGACAATCACTGTCTTTTAAAGAATTCAAAGCCGCCTACCCTAATTCTTCAATCGAAATCAACGGTAAGACTCTTACTTTCCGCTTCAATAAAGACGAATTTTCCGGTAAAACGATTCTGGTTGGCTACGGAACGAAAATCACCGATAATGACTTAGCGGTCTTCAACAACACGGCCACGGTCACCTATC
This region includes:
- a CDS encoding ECF transporter S component encodes the protein MKKSATVRHLVFTALLTALTLIFGRFFLIPLPWTHGNINLCDVGIFIGAMLLGPWAGGFIGGFGAMFLDLISGFAQYAPFSFISHGLEGIVAGLVFKYVRGKWGRVAGVAAGTIVMVIGYFFSDAILYTWATGAAGVFPNLIQGIVGSVIALLIASPVEKAVHPALSSK